CTTGCCATCGATGATCCAGTCGGCGTTGAAAATCTTGTGACGGCAGTGCTCAGAGTTCGCCTGCGCAAACATGTAGAGTTCGATGTCGTTCGGGTTGCGCCCCAGTCGGGTAAACGCGTCCTGCAGGTAATCAATTTCGTCATCCGCCAGCGCCAGACCGAGACGCAGGTTAGCATCAATCAGCGCCTGACGGCCTTCACCCAGCAGATCAACACTTGCAACCGGCGCCGGCTGATGGTGAGCAAACAGTTTTTCCGCATCGGTTAACGAAGAGAACACCGTCTCCATCATTCGATCGTGCAGTTCAGCGGCAACCCACTGCCACTGCTCAGCGCTTAGCGTGGAGGCCTCAACGTAATAAGCGACGCCGCGTTCCAGACGGTCAATTTGTTGCAGACCGCAGTTATGGGCGATATCTGTCGCTTTGGAAGACCAGGGGGAGATGGTGCCAGGGCGCGGCGTCACCAGCAGCAGTTTCCCTTCCGGGGTGTGGCTGCTCAGGCTGGGACCGTATTTCAGCAGACGGGCAAGCTGCGCGTGCTCATCCTCGTTCAACGGAGCGTTCAGGTCAGCGAAATGGACGTACTCGGCGTAAATATTGCTTACCTGGAGGTTGGCAGCCTGAAAACGTGCCAGCAGTTTGTTAATACGGAATGCGGACAGTGCAGGCGAACCACGCAGAATTTCCATCATAAGTCTCTCGTCTTCTAAGCTAAGCTTTCGGTGTGCCCAAGTGGGGAAACGGGCGTCATTATAAAGAATCTGAGCCGCCGACGAAACCGTTTGCGTCGAAATAAAATCCACCGCCGTTATTGTCATACGATGCTGCCAATGGCTGTAATTAGTTGCCAACTGGCGCAAGTTTAAGCAAAATGCCGCTCATTGATGAATACTCCTGGCCTTTCTATTCTTTTTCCCATCCTGAGGCAACGCACGGTTCAGAGAATTAACTAATTGAAAAAATTAAAGATTAATTATCTGTTCATCGGCATACTGACGCTGCTGCTGGCGGCGGCCCTCTGGCCCTCTATCCCCTGGTTCGGTAAAGCCGATAATCGTATCGCCGCGATCCAGTCGCGGGGAGAGTTGCGCGTGAGCACAATTGAGTCGCCGCTCACCTGGGCGAAACTCGACGGTAAGCCGTACGGGCTCGATTACGAGCTGGCGCAGCAGTTCGCCAGCTATCTGGGGGTAAAACTGAAGATTACCGTCCGCCAGAACATCAGCCAGCTGTTTGACGATTTGGATAATGGTGACGCCGACCTGCTGGCGGCCGGGCTGGTCTACAACAGTGAACGAGTGAAAAACTATCAGCCGGGGCCGACTTACTATTCGGTATCCCAGCAACTGGTCTACAAAGTGGGTCAGTATCGTCCCCGAACGTTGGGCAGCGTGACGGAAAGTCAACTCACTATCACGCCGGGACACGTGGTAGCAAACGATCTGCAAACGCTGAAACAGACAAAATACCCTGAGCTGAGCTGGCGGATCGATGAGAAAAAAGGCTCAACGGAACTGCTGGATGCGGTGATTGCCGGACAGCTGGATTACACCATTGCCGACTCTGTCGCCATCAGCCTCTACCAACGCGTTCATCCCGAACTTGCTGTTGCGCTGGATATCACCGACGAACAGCCGGTGACCTGGTTTAGTCAGCTGGATGATGACAACACGCTGTCTGCCGCCCTGCTCGATTTCTTCAACAGCATGAATGAGGACGGCTCCCTGGCGCGTCTCGAAGAAAAATATCTGGGGCACGGCGATGATTTTGACTATGTCGATACCCGCACCTTTCTGCGCGCGGTTGATGCCATGCTCCCCGACCTGAAACCGCTGTTTGAAAAACACGCCCAGGAGATTGGCTGGCAGCTGCTTGCGGCGATCTCCTGGCAGGAATCGCATTGGGATCCGCAGGCCACATCACCAACCGGCGTGCGCGGCATGATGATGCTCACCAAAAACACCGCACAAAGTCTCGGTCTGACCGACAGAACCGATCCTGAGCAGAGCATCAGCGGTGGAGCACGCTACTTACAGGACATGATGAGTAAAGTGCCGGACACCGTACCCGAGAACGAGCGTATCTGGTTTGCGCTGGCGGCCTATAACATGGGTTATGCGCATATGCTTGATGCGCGTGCGCTGACAGCCAAAACGAAGGGAAACCCGGACAGTTGGGCAGACGTCAAACAGCGTCTGCCGTTGCTCAGTCAAAAACAGTATTACAGCAAGCTGACCTACGGCTATGCGCGCGGACATGAGGCCTACGCCTACGTTGAAAACATCCGTAAATATCAGATAAGCCTGCAGGGCTATTTGCAGGAGAAAGAAAAGCAACTGGCTGAAGAGATGAAACTGGCACAAGAGTATCCGGTCGTCTCACCAACGGAATTTGGCAAACAGCGGCGACCACTCGCCGCCTTCCTGTCGCAATCGTCATCCAGTTATCTGACGCACTCGCCGTCGCTGCTGCGTTTACCGCAGAAGAAAGAGGACAAAGAGTAAACAGAACCGCAATGCCTACTGGCTTGCGGCTTTCTTCAACGCTTTGCTCTCCTGACGGCGCATGCGGAAGAAATCGCTGAGCAGCGTCGCACACTCCTCACGCAATATTCCTTCAGTGACCTCAACGCGATGGTTCATTCCCGGATGATGCAGAACATCCATCAGCGAACCGGCAGCGCCGGTTTTTGCATCGCGCGCGCCGAACACCACATGGCGGATACGGCTGTGTACCATCGCACCAGCGCACATGACGCACGGCTCAAGGGTCACATACAGCGTCGCGTCAATCAGACGATAATTTTGCAGGACGAGGCCGCCCTGACGTAGCGCCATGATCTCTGCGTGCGCGGTGGGATCGTGATGGCCAATCGGGCGGTTCCAGCCTTCACCGATCACGCGATTGTTGTGCACTAATACGGCACCGACCGGGACTTCACGTTCATCCCAGGCGCGCTTCGCCAGCGTTAACGCATGACGCATCCAGTATTCGTGACTAAATTCAACATCTGACAAAGGGGTTACTCCGGTAATCATTGCGGGCGCATTATACAGGGTCGCGATACCCTTCGTCTTTCAACTATTCCAGTTGCTGGAGTTCTCCACGAGGCGTGACGCGCCAGCGGTGCTGGCAAAAATAGAGCAGCGGGTTGTCCTGATTGCTGTCGCTGTAGCCGCTGTAAAGGCGCAGTGGCGTGCCGATTTTACGCTCCAGCTGTGCGACTTTTTCATGCCCCAGACAGCGCAGGGTCAGTACCCAACCGCCGTACCCCCGCTTCATCTGGCTGGCGATCAAATTCACGCGCGGCAGCCACGGCGTATCAACATAGACCTGTTCCACCAGCGACTGCGGCGAACCGGTGATGAGCCAGATATCAGCATCGGAGCTGAGCAGATAGGTGGTCAGACGCTCCTGGACCTGAGGAAACGCCGTAACGTTCTGTCGGAACCATCGAACAAAATCGGCCTGCCTGGCCTGTAGACTGGTCTCGCTGTGGCCGAAGGTACATCCCCACAGCAGCAGACTCATCGGCCAGCGCGCAGCGCGTCCTTTAATCAATAACGCACCGACAATCACGGGCAACAACGGCAGCACAAGCAGCGCATTCAGCGGCTGGCGACGCAACAGATAGCGCAGGAAACTGCCAAACATATCCTGCTGATGTAGCGTACCATCCAAATCAAAAAAAACGACACGACGCGCGTGATTGGTCAAACCTTACTCCTCGGGATCGTTGAATCCTAACAGCCAGGTAAACAGGAACCCGGCTATCACTGCTACTAAATAGCCTAACAGATAGAACATCACTTTTCCGGCAACAATCGTTAACGCCAGCGGTAGTCCGGAAATACCGAAGGTGATGACGGTGGCGACCTTCCAGTAGCTGATCAGCGCTCCGCCTACTGCGCCACCAAGACAGGCACCAATAAACGGTTTGCCCAGAGGAAGCGTGACGCCAAAAATCAGCGGTTCGCCAATACCGAGTAATCCCACCGGTAACGCCCCCTTAATCACTTTTTTCAACCGCGCGTTACGGGTTTTCATTAGCACGGCAATTGCCGCGCCCACCTGCCCGACGCCCGCCATCGCCAGAATGGGAAAGAGCGCGTTATAGCCATGCGCCTGCACCAGCTCAACGTGAATCGGCACCAGCCCCTGATGCAGCCCCGTCAGCACCAGTGGCAGGAAGGTTCCCGCCAGAACCGCGCCGACCAGAAAGCCGCCGCGATCGATAGCCCAGGACGCGCCGTGAGCAATAGACTCCGAAATCCAGCCGCCCAGCGGTTGCAGCGCCACAATCGCAATCGAGCCGGTGATGATGGTCGTCAGTAGCGGATTGAGGATAAGCTCCAGCGAGCCGGGTAACACGTCGCGGAATTTACGCTCGATCCAGCACATCAGCGCCACCACCAGCAGCACGGCAATCACCCCGCCACGGCCTGGCTGGAGCGCTTCACCAAACAGCGTAATTTGCGCCAGTTGCGGACTCGACAGAATGCCCGCCATCACGCCGCCCATCGCCAGCGAACCACCGAAGACTTTGGCGGTATTCACCCCCACCAGAATGTTCATGATGGCGAAAACTGCACTGCCGAAGATCCCCATCAGCCCTAGCATGTTGGGGTAATGGGTGGCGAAATCGCCGACGATATCCGGGCGTTTGAGAATGTTAATGATGCCGGTGATTAAACCGGAGGCGATAAACGCCGGGATCAGGGGAATAAAAACGTTCGCCAGCTTGCGTAGCGCATCGCTCATCGGCGCTTTATACTTTGCTTTGGCCTGCGATTTCGTGCGCTCAATGTCATCGACTGCCGGGCGCGCGCTCCCCTGCGCCAACAGCGCTCGCATGGCATCAACGACCTTTGCCGCCTTTCCGGGCCAGACGATGATCTGATGCTGCGCCCCCTGCTTCACGTAGCCACTGACGCCCGGTAGTTGTTTCAGATGCGGGATATCCAACAGCGTATCGTCTTTCACTTCCACCCGGACGCGCGTCATACAATTTTCCAGACGCAGAATATTTTGTTCTCCGCCTATTCCCAGCAGAATGTCGCTGGCAAGGGTCGCCATCTTATCCATAGTTACCTCGATGAATCAGCTAACGCAGCGCGTAAGAATCCCTGATGGGCGGCCAGTTTTTCGCGCGCCGCATCAGCATTGAGACCGCTCAGCGCCATAAGAATGGCCGGTTTCACGTCAAAATCGGTCTGTCTGAGCAGCGTTTCCGCCTCAGCGCGGGCAATGCCTGTGGCTTCAACCACCATTCGACACGCGCGGTCCATCAGTTTGATATTGGTGGCTTTCATATCCACCATCAGGTTCTGGTACACCTTGCCAAACTTCACCATCGCTCCGGTGGAGATCATATTGAGCACCAGCTTTTGCGCGGTACCGGATTTCAGACGCGTTGAGCCTGTCAGCGCCTCAGGCCCTACTACGGGTGAAATCGCAATATCCGCTTCCTGCGCAATCGGCGAGTCCGGATTACAGGAGATAGCAACCGTGGTACAACCCGTTTTGCGGGCATATTTCAGTCCACCGATGACATACGGCGTACGCCCTGATGCCGCCAGCCCAACCACCAGATCCTGCGGCACGAGGTTCAGGGCAATAAGATCGTCTTCACCGAGCTGCGCGTTGTCTTCTGCCCCTTCAACGGCTTTCAGCAACGCTCCCGGACCACCGGCGATTAGCCCCACCACCAGACCATGAGGAACGCCAAACGTCGGTGGGCATTCAGACGCATCCAGCACGCCGAGTCGCCCGCTGGTCCCTGCGCCCATATAGATAATCCGACCACCGGATTTTAACGCTTCAGCCGCGGCATCGACGGCGCTCGCAACATCGGGCAATGTTGCTTTTACTGCTTCCGCTACCAGCGTATCCTGTTGATTAAAACGGTGAACCAGATCCAGCGTTGATAACGCGTCGAGGTCCATTGTTTGCGGATTACGGGTTTCTGATACTAAAGCGCCGAGATTCATGTTTGCTCCTCAGGAATTTTTAATTCATATTAACGACCAATAATGGAATATAATATTCGTGCAGGCGAGTGAAATTTCATTTTGTCGCCGCCATCACGTTTTCGTCAGGAGAGACCATGAACTGTTTAATTCGCATCCGCCAGCGCTACCCGGGATTTGCGCAGAGCGATAAAAAACTCGCGGACTATCTTCTGATACAACCCGACACTGCCCGCCACCTTAGCTCTCAGCAACTGGCCGCCGAAGCGGGCGTCAGTCAGTCGAGCGTGGTGAAGTTCGCACAAAAGCTCGGCTATAAGGGATTCCCGGCGTTGAAACTGGCGATCAGCGAAGCGCTGGTCAGCAATCCGAACCCGCATTCGGTGCCAGTGCATAACCAGATCCGTGGCGACGATCCCCTGCGTCTGGTCGGCGAGAAACTGATCAAAGAGAATGTGGCGGCGATGCATGCCACGCTGGATGTCAACACGGAAGAGAAGCTGAGTGAAAGCGTGACGATGCTGCGTAACGCCCGTCGGATCGTGTTAACCGGGATTGGTGCCTCCGGCCTGGTAGCGCAGAATTTTGCCTGGAAGCTGATGAAAATCGGCCTGAACGCTATTGTTGAGCGCGATATGCATGCGCTGTTGGCCACGGTTCAGGCGCTGACGCCGGACGATCTGCTGTTAGCGATTTCCTACAGCGGCGAACGTCGGGAACTGAACCTGGCGGCAGAAGAGACTTTACGCGTCGGCGGGCAGATCCTGGCGATCACGGGTTTCACCCCTAATGGGCTTCAGCAGCGCGCCAGCCACTGCCTGTATACCATCGCGGAAGAACAGGCCACCCGCAGTGCGGCGATCTCTTCAACCCACGCGCAAATGATGCTCACCGATCTGCTTTTTATGGCGCTGGTACAGCAGGATCTGGAGCACGCACCTGAACGTATTCGCCACAGCGAGGCGCTGGTAAAAAAACTGGTCTGAGCAAGGAATGCGCGTATAATGCCCGCCCGGTTTGTGTTGTTTTGAGAGTTTCCTGATGGCCCTGTTAATCACGAAAAAATGCATCAATTGCGATATGTGCGAACCCGAATGTCCAAATGAGGCCATTTCGATGGGTGACAGCATCTATGAGATTAACAGCGACAAATGCACCGAGTGCGTCGGGCATTACGACACGCCCACCTGCCAGAAGGTGTGCCCGCTCCCCAATACGATCCTCAAAGACCCGGCACATGTCGAAACGGAAGAACAACTGTGGGACAAATTTGTCCAGATGCACCACGCCGATAAAATCTAACTTTCGATAATGACCGTGGCGCAGGCATAGTGACGTTCATCGGCCAGCGTTACGTGCATATGCGCAACGCCTAGTTTTTCCGCCAGCGCTAACGCCTCTCCCCACAACCGCAAGCGCGGTTTACCAAGTTCGTCGTTAAACACTTCAAACTGATTAAATGCCAGCCCATTGCGAATACCGGTACCAAAAGCTTTCGCCGCCGCCTCTTTGACGGCAAAGCGTTTTGCCAGAAAACGCACCGGCTGCTGGTGCGTTTCCCAGATAGCCCACTCGTTAGCGCTGAGCACTCGTCGGGCAAGCCGGTCACCGGAACGGGAGATCACCGCTTCAATGCGCGCAATCTCCACGATATCAGTGCCTAATCCAAGAATGGCCATTAGCCGCGCGCTTCCAGCATCAAACGTTTCATTTCCGCGACGGCGTCTTTCAGCCCGCTCATCACCGCACGACCGATAATCGCATGACCGATATTCAGCTCGTGCATTTCCGGCAGCGCGGCAATGGCTTTGACGTTGTGATAGGTCAGGCCGTGTCCCGCATTGACTTTCAGCCCCAGGCTGGCGGCGAAGGTGGCGGCTTTCGCGATGCGCGCCAGTTCCTGCGCCTGTTCCGCATCGGTTTTTGCATCCGCATAGCAGCCGGTATGAATTTCAATGTACGGTGCGCCGACGTCAGCAGCCGCTTTGATTTGCGCGTCATCGGCGTCAATAAACAGCGACACAAGGATCCCGGCGTCAGCCAGACGTTTACAGGCATCACGCATTTTGTCGCGCTGCCCGGCCACATCCAGACCGCCTTCGGTGGTCACTTCCTGGCGCTTTTCCGGCACCAGGCAACAAAAATGCGGTTTGGTTTCCACGGCAATCGCCAGCATCTCTTCCGTCACCGCCATTTCCAGGTTCATACGCGTGTCCAGCGTCTGGCGCAGAATGCGGACATCGCGGTCGGTAATGTGACGGCGATCTTCACGTAAATGGACGGTAATGCCATCAGCACCCGCCTGCTCGGCAATGAATGCCGCCTGAACCGGATCCGGATATGCAGTACCGCGTGCATTACGTAACGTGGCAATGTGGTCAATGTTGACGCCTAACAGTAATTCAGCCATGACAATCCTCGTGATTTTATGTTCGCTTCGGCATGAACTGCCGGAATAATTCGCGGCTCTTTAAGGGTTTACCACCAAGATACGGCTTCAGCGCTATGCGGGTAAAGCGTTTCGCCGCGCGTAGCGTATCAACATCCGGAAATTCACGTTCTGCCAGCGCCCGCAGATGGCGTCCGGTAAAGGTGCTGTTGTCAATCACAACGCTGGCGATAAAGCCTTTTTCTTCGCGATAGCGGTAGGTCATGGTGTCATCCACCGGCTCACCGCTGCCCGCACAGTGCAGGAAATCGACTCCATACCCGAGGTGGCCGAGCAGCGCCAGTTCAAAACGACGCAGCACGGGTTCCGGCGTTCCCGTAGCCCCCGCCAGTGCCTGAATGCAATGCAGATAATCGAAAAAGAGTTCAGAAAAGCGGGTTTCGTGCTCCAGCACGCGGGCGAGCAGTTCGTTGACGTACAGGCCGCTGTACAGCGTGATACCGCTCAGAGGGAGCGCCAGAGAAACCGCTTCCGCGCTACGCAGCGTTTTGACGTCGCCACGTCCGCCAAAGCGGACTAACAGGGGGGTAAAAGGTTGAAGGGCACCTTTCAGATTAGAGCGTTTAGAACGTGCGCCTTTAGCAACAAGACGCACGCGACCCGACTCTTCCGTGAAGACGTCCAGCATCAGGCTGGTTTCGCTCCAGGGGCGACTATGCAGGACAAATGCGCGCTGCCAGCCCTCCATCATACTCGTCGCCTGTTCGGAGCGCAGGTTTAGAGATCGTCGACGTAACCGAGACTGCGCAGCGCGCGTTCGTCATCGGCCCAGCCGGATTTCACTTTCACCCACAGTTCAAGATGAACCGGGGCTTCGAACATTTCCTGCATGTCTTTACGCGCTTCAATACCGATGGTCTTGATTTTGGCCCCTTTGTTGCCAATAACCATCTTCTTTTGCCCTTCGCGCTCAACGAGGATCAGCCCGTTGATGTCATAACCGCCGCGCTCGTTTGACACGAAGCGTTCGATTTCCACAGTCACGGAGTACGGCAGTTCAGCGCCAAGGAAACGCATCAGCTTTTCACGGATGATTTCAGAAGCCATAAAACGCTGTGAGCGATCGGTGATGTAATCTTCCGGGAAGTGATGCTCCGCTTCCGGCAGATGCTTGCGCACGATGCCCGCGACGGTGTCGACATTCATCCCGGTTTCCGCAGAGATCGGTACGATGTCGAGGAAGTCCATCTGACTTGCCAGGAACTGCAAATGCGGCAGCAGATCGGCTTTTTCCTGCACGTTATCTACTTTATTGACGGCCAGAATCACCGGCGCTTTACCGTCACGCAGTTTATTGAGCACCATCTCGTCATCCGGCGTCCAGCGGGTGCCTTCCACCACAAAGATCACCAGTTCAACATCACCAATGGAACTGCTGGCCGCTTTGTTCATCAGACGGTTAATCGCGCGTTTTTCTTCCATGTGCAGACCGGGGGTATCGACGTAAATCGCCTGCCAGGGCCCTTCGGTATGGATCCCGACAATACGGTGACGCGTGGTCTGCGCTTTACGGGAGGTGATCGAAATCTTCTGCCCGAGCAGGTTGTTCAACAGCGTGGATTTGCCAACATTCGGACGACCGACGATGGCAATAAATCCGCAATAGGTTTTTTCGTCGCTCATTCCAGCTCCAGTTTTTTCAACGCCTGTTCGGCGGCAGCCTGTTCCGCCTTGCGACGGCTAGAACCTGTGCCAACCACCGGTTCACTCAGGCCGCTGACCTGGCAGTGGATAGTAAATTCCTGATCGTGCGCTTCACCACGCACCTGTACCACCAGATAAGACGGCAGCGGCAGATGGCGACCCTGCAAATACTCCTGCAAACGCGTTTTCGGATCTTTTTGCTTATCGCCAGGACTGATTTCGTCCAGACGAGTCTGATACCAGTTGAGGATCAGCTTTTCGACGGTCTGAATGTCACTGTCAAGGAAAACCCCGCCAATCAACGCTTCGACGGTATCGGCCAGAATCGATTCGCGACGGAAGCCACCGCTTTTCAGTTCGCCAGGCCCTAAGCGCAGACATTCGCCCAGATCAAACTCGCGGGCTAATTCAGCCAGCGTATTCCCGCGCACCAGCGTCGCGCGCATACGGCTCATATCACCCTCGTCCACCCGCGGGAAACGATGATACAGCGCATTCGCAATCACAAAACTTAAAATTGAGTCGCCAAGAAATTCTAAACGCTCGTTATGTTTGCTGCTGGCACTGCGATGGGTTAATGCCTGCTGCAACAACTCCTGATGAGTAAAAGTGTAGCCCAGCTTCCGTTGAAGCCGATTAATTACGATGGGGTTCATGCGATACCAATAAATAAATGCGTCAACAATTCAGCACACGAAACAGACCTGATATATGTAGCATCCTTCCGGCCGCGTTAAGCAGCTTATGTACGCTCATATAGGGGGACCAACGCTGTTTCGTGTGCCGTGGCGACCTGGAGGCGCCAACCTGAAACTTCGGGGGAATATTCTATACACAACGACGAGGGATGTCGTTAGCCTGGGCAGATTTATCGAAGAAATAATTCACGTTGCCGTCATAACGACGACAACGTGAACGATTCGCGGCAATTAGTGGATACCACCAATGCGGCTTAAACGAACGCCAGTCGGCCATTCGCCTTCTTGTTTGTCGAAACTCATCCAGATGGCAGTGGCTTTACCGACCAGATTCGCTTCCGGGACAAAGCCCCAGTAACGGCTGTCCGCGCTGTTATCGCGGTTGTCGCCCATCATGAAATACTGGCCCGGCGGCACAATCCAGGTCGCCAGCGGCTGCCCGGACTGCTGGTAATACATCCCCACCTGATC
The sequence above is drawn from the Citrobacter amalonaticus genome and encodes:
- the mltF gene encoding membrane-bound lytic murein transglycosylase MltF, which translates into the protein MKKLKINYLFIGILTLLLAAALWPSIPWFGKADNRIAAIQSRGELRVSTIESPLTWAKLDGKPYGLDYELAQQFASYLGVKLKITVRQNISQLFDDLDNGDADLLAAGLVYNSERVKNYQPGPTYYSVSQQLVYKVGQYRPRTLGSVTESQLTITPGHVVANDLQTLKQTKYPELSWRIDEKKGSTELLDAVIAGQLDYTIADSVAISLYQRVHPELAVALDITDEQPVTWFSQLDDDNTLSAALLDFFNSMNEDGSLARLEEKYLGHGDDFDYVDTRTFLRAVDAMLPDLKPLFEKHAQEIGWQLLAAISWQESHWDPQATSPTGVRGMMMLTKNTAQSLGLTDRTDPEQSISGGARYLQDMMSKVPDTVPENERIWFALAAYNMGYAHMLDARALTAKTKGNPDSWADVKQRLPLLSQKQYYSKLTYGYARGHEAYAYVENIRKYQISLQGYLQEKEKQLAEEMKLAQEYPVVSPTEFGKQRRPLAAFLSQSSSSYLTHSPSLLRLPQKKEDKE
- the tadA gene encoding tRNA adenosine(34) deaminase TadA, with protein sequence MITGVTPLSDVEFSHEYWMRHALTLAKRAWDEREVPVGAVLVHNNRVIGEGWNRPIGHHDPTAHAEIMALRQGGLVLQNYRLIDATLYVTLEPCVMCAGAMVHSRIRHVVFGARDAKTGAAGSLMDVLHHPGMNHRVEVTEGILREECATLLSDFFRMRRQESKALKKAASQ
- the yfhb gene encoding phosphatidylglycerophosphatase C, giving the protein MTNHARRVVFFDLDGTLHQQDMFGSFLRYLLRRQPLNALLVLPLLPVIVGALLIKGRAARWPMSLLLWGCTFGHSETSLQARQADFVRWFRQNVTAFPQVQERLTTYLLSSDADIWLITGSPQSLVEQVYVDTPWLPRVNLIASQMKRGYGGWVLTLRCLGHEKVAQLERKIGTPLRLYSGYSDSNQDNPLLYFCQHRWRVTPRGELQQLE
- a CDS encoding PTS transporter subunit EIIC encodes the protein MDKMATLASDILLGIGGEQNILRLENCMTRVRVEVKDDTLLDIPHLKQLPGVSGYVKQGAQHQIIVWPGKAAKVVDAMRALLAQGSARPAVDDIERTKSQAKAKYKAPMSDALRKLANVFIPLIPAFIASGLITGIINILKRPDIVGDFATHYPNMLGLMGIFGSAVFAIMNILVGVNTAKVFGGSLAMGGVMAGILSSPQLAQITLFGEALQPGRGGVIAVLLVVALMCWIERKFRDVLPGSLELILNPLLTTIITGSIAIVALQPLGGWISESIAHGASWAIDRGGFLVGAVLAGTFLPLVLTGLHQGLVPIHVELVQAHGYNALFPILAMAGVGQVGAAIAVLMKTRNARLKKVIKGALPVGLLGIGEPLIFGVTLPLGKPFIGACLGGAVGGALISYWKVATVITFGISGLPLALTIVAGKVMFYLLGYLVAVIAGFLFTWLLGFNDPEE
- the murQ gene encoding N-acetylmuramic acid 6-phosphate etherase — encoded protein: MNLGALVSETRNPQTMDLDALSTLDLVHRFNQQDTLVAEAVKATLPDVASAVDAAAEALKSGGRIIYMGAGTSGRLGVLDASECPPTFGVPHGLVVGLIAGGPGALLKAVEGAEDNAQLGEDDLIALNLVPQDLVVGLAASGRTPYVIGGLKYARKTGCTTVAISCNPDSPIAQEADIAISPVVGPEALTGSTRLKSGTAQKLVLNMISTGAMVKFGKVYQNLMVDMKATNIKLMDRACRMVVEATGIARAEAETLLRQTDFDVKPAILMALSGLNADAAREKLAAHQGFLRAALADSSR
- a CDS encoding MurR/RpiR family transcriptional regulator, giving the protein MNCLIRIRQRYPGFAQSDKKLADYLLIQPDTARHLSSQQLAAEAGVSQSSVVKFAQKLGYKGFPALKLAISEALVSNPNPHSVPVHNQIRGDDPLRLVGEKLIKENVAAMHATLDVNTEEKLSESVTMLRNARRIVLTGIGASGLVAQNFAWKLMKIGLNAIVERDMHALLATVQALTPDDLLLAISYSGERRELNLAAEETLRVGGQILAITGFTPNGLQQRASHCLYTIAEEQATRSAAISSTHAQMMLTDLLFMALVQQDLEHAPERIRHSEALVKKLV
- a CDS encoding YfhL family 4Fe-4S dicluster ferredoxin — its product is MALLITKKCINCDMCEPECPNEAISMGDSIYEINSDKCTECVGHYDTPTCQKVCPLPNTILKDPAHVETEEQLWDKFVQMHHADKI
- the acpS gene encoding holo-ACP synthase; amino-acid sequence: MAILGLGTDIVEIARIEAVISRSGDRLARRVLSANEWAIWETHQQPVRFLAKRFAVKEAAAKAFGTGIRNGLAFNQFEVFNDELGKPRLRLWGEALALAEKLGVAHMHVTLADERHYACATVIIES
- the pdxJ gene encoding pyridoxine 5'-phosphate synthase; the protein is MAELLLGVNIDHIATLRNARGTAYPDPVQAAFIAEQAGADGITVHLREDRRHITDRDVRILRQTLDTRMNLEMAVTEEMLAIAVETKPHFCCLVPEKRQEVTTEGGLDVAGQRDKMRDACKRLADAGILVSLFIDADDAQIKAAADVGAPYIEIHTGCYADAKTDAEQAQELARIAKAATFAASLGLKVNAGHGLTYHNVKAIAALPEMHELNIGHAIIGRAVMSGLKDAVAEMKRLMLEARG
- the recO gene encoding DNA repair protein RecO, which codes for MEGWQRAFVLHSRPWSETSLMLDVFTEESGRVRLVAKGARSKRSNLKGALQPFTPLLVRFGGRGDVKTLRSAEAVSLALPLSGITLYSGLYVNELLARVLEHETRFSELFFDYLHCIQALAGATGTPEPVLRRFELALLGHLGYGVDFLHCAGSGEPVDDTMTYRYREEKGFIASVVIDNSTFTGRHLRALAEREFPDVDTLRAAKRFTRIALKPYLGGKPLKSRELFRQFMPKRT
- the era gene encoding GTPase Era → MSDEKTYCGFIAIVGRPNVGKSTLLNNLLGQKISITSRKAQTTRHRIVGIHTEGPWQAIYVDTPGLHMEEKRAINRLMNKAASSSIGDVELVIFVVEGTRWTPDDEMVLNKLRDGKAPVILAVNKVDNVQEKADLLPHLQFLASQMDFLDIVPISAETGMNVDTVAGIVRKHLPEAEHHFPEDYITDRSQRFMASEIIREKLMRFLGAELPYSVTVEIERFVSNERGGYDINGLILVEREGQKKMVIGNKGAKIKTIGIEARKDMQEMFEAPVHLELWVKVKSGWADDERALRSLGYVDDL
- the rnc gene encoding ribonuclease III; this encodes MNPIVINRLQRKLGYTFTHQELLQQALTHRSASSKHNERLEFLGDSILSFVIANALYHRFPRVDEGDMSRMRATLVRGNTLAELAREFDLGECLRLGPGELKSGGFRRESILADTVEALIGGVFLDSDIQTVEKLILNWYQTRLDEISPGDKQKDPKTRLQEYLQGRHLPLPSYLVVQVRGEAHDQEFTIHCQVSGLSEPVVGTGSSRRKAEQAAAEQALKKLELE